ATCTGTTTTTGCTTGCTCACTGTATGTGTATTTTGAGTATTGTACTGGACTAAATTGAGTGATCATGGGAAGTACTGCTACTTCTACCTCTGTGTATGCTCAAGATCCCTGTGGTCCTCTGTTTTTACATTCCTCTGATGTTCCTGGCACTTCTTTGGTGCATGTGCCTTTTTCTGGGACTGGGTTTGGGGGTTGGAGAAGAAGTATGATAGTGGATTTATCTTCAAAGAATAAGATAGACTTCATAGATGGAACATGTCCTAAACCTTCTGATAATGCACCTGAATTAAAGCAGTGGAATAGGTGTAACAATATGGTGATATCTTGGCTCACTAGTTCTTTGTCCCTTGAAATAGCGGAGAGTGTTCAATACTCTGAGACTGTTGAGAGTATTTGAAAGCAACTTGAGAGTAGGTATGGGGCTGTCAATAGGACAAAGATTTTTGAAAATAAGAAAGAACTGACTTCAACTTGTCAAGGATCTCTTGACATAGCCTCTTACTTTAACAAGTTAAAGAGGTAATTGGATGAATTAGGTTTCATGTGTGAGAATCATGTGAACACTTGCACTTGTGCAGCTAAACCTGGTTTGCAACAGGATGTTGAAGAAAACAGATTATACCAATTCTTAATGGGATTAAATGAAACCTATGTAAATGTTAGAAGCAATGTCCTAATGATGCAGCCTCCTACATCCCTTGATTATGCTTACGGCATTTTTCTCCAAGATGAGAATCAAACATAAGTGAAATCTCCCCCCCCCCAACTTAACTCATATTCAGCTTTTTTCAGTGCCAATACAGCTTCTTTCAATGCCAGCATGTTTACCAAAACTCTTCCTCCTCAAAAGCCATATAATCAGAGGGCGAACTTTGAACAAAGGGTAAATGGTGATCCGGTCAAGGCTTCCTTATTTTGCAAATACTGCAAAAAGCTTGGATACctaattgaaaaatataataaactCCATGGTTATCCTTCTAACCTCAAACTTACTAAAGGCAGAAGAATTGCAGCAAATGCTAGTGTTGAGGCTGATCTTTCTGAATACAATCCCAGTGGTGGTGCTCAGCCAAATACTATCGCTCCTCACATTTTTGGCCCTCCATCTAATTTTGAGCATGCCTCCATAATACCTGGTATGACAAAATAGTAATACAATCAGTTGATGAATTTGTTGCAGCAGTCTCATGTGTCAGACCTCACTCATCAATCCAATCTCATGGCTTCTGCCAATTTTGCTGGTACATCTTTAGCTGCTGATTTGTTGAGTAGTACTAGTTCTAATTCTTGCATGCTTTCTTATTCAGTAAATTTAACCTGGATCATTGATTCTGGTGCAACTGACCATATGACATCCAATAAAGAGTTCTTGTTCAATATAACTTCTTTACCTGTACCTTATCTTGTATCTCTTCAAAATGGTTATAAAGTAAAAGTAACTTCCATTGGTTCTTTTTCTTTGCATCTCTCAATTGTTCTTCACAATATTATCTATATTCCTTCTTTCCACCATAATCTCATTTCTGTGTATAGGCTGATACAACAATTCAGATGTTTTGTCATGTTTACTTATGATTCTTGTATGCTACTACAGGGACCTTCTCTGAAGAAGCTTCTGATTCTTGGTAAACTCGACACTGGCTTGTACAAGCTTGTATGGAAAAAGCCATCATCACATCCTCAATTTTATACTGATTCATATTTCCAGAATAATGTCAACTCAAATTCTTCTCCTAAAGTATCTGTCTCTAATTGTGATTATGTCCCTAGTTTACCTCATCTGTGTGATGCACCTGGTTCACTTTCTCCACCTTATGTTTCTGTGTCTAATTGTTAATCCAAGTTTATCTTACCCAATGTGTGCATTATTCCTTCTCAATGTAATAATGATGGCATAAATAAAATGGATGTCATTTGGCACCAAAGACTTGAACATGTCCCTTTTGTCAGAATGAAAGTTATTTCTGGTTTATCCGATTCCTTATCTTCTAGGTAGTCCTTCATTTGCAATGTGTGTCCTATGTCAAGACAAACAAGATTACCTTTCCCAGATAGTACTAATGACACTACCAAACCATTCCAACTTCTTCACATAGACACTTGGGGACCCTACCATACTAAAACATATTTTGGGGATAAGTATTTCCTTACCATTGTCGATGATTATACTAGGGCTACTTGGACCCATTTAATGGGGTCCAAAAGCAATGCATTTCCCCTATTAAAAGCTTTTATCACCATGATTAAGAATCACTTCCACACCACTGTTCAAACCATCATAAGTGATAATGCTTTAGAATTTGGATCTAGTTTCTCTGCCTCCACATTTTTTTTAGAAAATGGTATTATCCACCAGACTAGCTGCCCTTATACACCTTAACAAAATGGAGTGGTTGAAAGAAAACATAGGACCCTCCTTGAAGCATCTAGAGCTTTAATGTTCCAATCCAAAGTAACTATACACTTTTGGGGTGACTGTTTATTGACCGACACTTACATAATCAACAGATTACCTTCCAAGATTCTTCGTGATAAGTCACCTTTTGAAATGTTGTATGGTAAGGCACCTAGTTACTCTTATTTTAGAAGTTTTGGCTGTTTATGTTATGCTACAGTTCCTATACCATACACTGTTTGGCTACAGTTATGCTAAACATATCCTTTTGTGTTTTATATCCATTGTGTTTTCCTTTTAAAGGAACTGTAGCATAACATATCCATTGTGTTTTCCTTGGCTATCCTTTTGCCAAGAAAGGTTACAAGTTGTATAACTTAGCTACCAAACAGTGTTTCATTTCAAGGGATGTGGTATTTCATGAAAGTTATTTTCCTATCTCGTTCTCTAAAGATTTTTCTTGTTCTCCTCCTACTACTTTTCCTGAATCTCCCTTTCACTCTCATATTATTTATGATGACTTCTCCATTCCTCTTCCTACTTCTTCTGTCATTTCTCAATCTCTTTCTCCCTCAAATTCTTCTGTCCAACATTTTCCTTCCTCTATTCCACTTGTGTCAGTACCATCTTCTTCTCTTCCTAGTCATCTTTCCAATCTCAGAAGGTCTACTATGGAGCATAATCCTCCTGCTTACTTACAAGGCTACTTATGCACTCTtccttcctcttcttcttgctcCAATTCCTTCCTACAACATGCTGAATTTGAACCTAGTACTTATTCCCAAGCTACACCTATTCCAGCTTGGCAGGATTTCATGCGAAAGGAATTTGAGACCTTAGTGGCTAATCGCACTTGGGATATAGTAGAGTCACCTAAAGAAAAAAAGCCTATTGGTTGTAAGTGAGTTTATAAAATTAAGCATAAAGCTTATGGGACTATTGATAGATATAAAGCTCGGCTTGTGATTAGGGGAGATATACAGGTAGAAGGTGTTGATTTTACTGAGACATTCTCTCCGTTGATAAAGATGTCCACAGTTAAATGCTTAATAGCAGTAGCTGTGAAGAGACAATGGCCTCTTTTTCAACTAGATGTCAACAATGGCTTTCTTCATGGTGAC
This region of Nicotiana tomentosiformis chromosome 4, ASM39032v3, whole genome shotgun sequence genomic DNA includes:
- the LOC138910292 gene encoding uncharacterized protein, coding for MGSTATSTSVYAQDPCGPLFLHSSDVPGTSLVHVPFSGTGFGGWRRSMIVDLSSKNKIDFIDGTCPKPSDNAPELKQWNRCNNMVISWLTSSLSLEIAESVQYSETVESFMCENHVNTCTCAAKPGLQQDVEENRLYQFLMGLNETYVNVRSNVLMMQPPTSLDYAYASFNASMFTKTLPPQKPYNQRANFEQRVNGDPVKASLFCKYCKKLGYLIEKYNKLHGYPSNLKLTKGRRIAANASVEADLSEYNPSGGAQPNTIAPHIFGPPSNFEHASIIPDLTHQSNLMASANFAGTSLAADLLSSTSSNSCMLSYSVNLTWIIDSGATDHMTSNKEFLFNITSLPVPYLVSLQNGYKVKGPSLKKLLILGKLDTGLYKLVWKKPSSHPQFYTDSYFQNNVNSNSSPKVSVSNCDYVPSLPHLCDAPGSLSPPYVSVSNYFSCSPPTTFPESPFHSHIIYDDFSIPLPTSSVISQSLSPSNSSVQHFPSSIPLVSVPSSSLPSHLSNLRRSTMEHNPPAYLQGYLCTLPSSSSCSNSFLQHAEFEPSTYSQATPIPAWQDFMRKEFETLVANRTWDIVESPKEKKPIGCKYKARLVIRGDIQVEGVDFTETFSPLIKMSTVKCLIAVAVKRQWPLFQLDVNNGFLHGDLDEEVYMKLPSGLSVYAASSSSSAPLVCELQKSLYGLRQASRQWYAKLSHALCSRGYSHSINDYSPFGSSCEVIR